The Falsibacillus pallidus genome contains the following window.
GAGATATGACCATGTATTGCAGACCACCACATGTACTTCCTGCAGTTGTTCATCCTACAAAATGCTGCGTAAATCATACTTTTTCAACAGTGGAAGTACCGCATATTCATCCGTCACATACAACTAATGTAAACCATACAATGTACCAGCATAAACACTACTTCCCTCAAACACAATCTATGGTAAATCAAGTATCCAACCAACAATTTAATTGCTCAGGACCTGGCCCGGCACCAATGGGTCCTATGGGACAAATGGGCCCAATGGGACAACAGATGGGTCCTATGGGACAGCAAATGGGTCCTTACGGATACGGAAGATAATCAGAAACGGCTGCAAGGGCTAAATCGCTAGCCCTTGTTTTTTTATTATTTATTAAAGGAGCATCGATAATGATTCAAGTTCTTATGGTTACTGGATATAAACCTTTTGAGCTGGGAATATTTAATAATGATGACCCTGCTGTCAGAATCATAAAAAAAGCATTGAAAAAGGAAATCAAACGATTAGCAGAAGAGGGATTGGAATGGGTGCTGATTTCTGGCCAGCAGGGAGTGGAACTCTGGGCAGCTGAGATGGTTCTTGAATTAAAGGATGAAGACTATGATATACAGCTTGCGGTATTGACGCCATTTATTGATCAGCATTCCAAATGGAAGGAACCTCAGAAGGAATATTATGACCTGGTGACTTCACAAGCTGATTTTCTTGGTACCATTTCTAATCAACCTTATACAAGCCCGGATCAATTCAGAAATCGAGATCGAATTTTTTTACATAAGAGCGATGGACTTCTTGCATTATACGATCCTGAGAAAGAAGGATCGCCAAAATTCATTTTGGAATTAGCCGAAAAATATCAGGAAGTGCGGGATTTTCCAATTCGAACCATTGATTTTTATGAATTGCAAACGATAATAGAAGAAGAACAGTGGGAAAATCAGTGAAATGTTCACAAAATATACATCCAAGAAAATTGACAAAAACAGTAGTATTTGAAAAAATTAATAATAATGGGTAATGATAGGATGGTGTAATGCATGTTATCAGATAAAATTAAATTGACTGCAAAAGATATTTTAGAAAAAGAATTCAAACAAGCAATGAGAGGGTATAAGCCTGAAGATGTTGATAAGTTTCTTGATTTGGTCATAAAAGACTATGAGACTTTCCATCAAACAATTGAAGAGCTTCAACAGGAAAATATGCGCTTGAAGAAACAGGCAGATGATTCCACGCGACGCCAACCGCCAGTTCAACAGGCTGCAGGTACAACAAATTTTGATATCTTGAAGCGCCTTTCCAACCTGGAAAAGCATGTTTTTGGCAGCAAGCTGTACGATTGATCGAGAAAATTAAATTTCCAGTTGATTTAGCTCCGTGAATGGCCTATAATTGGTCATTGTATGAAGCGTTATTAACGTTCAGGTAATCGCTGCAGCTTTGCTG
Protein-coding sequences here:
- the gpsB gene encoding cell division regulator GpsB, producing MLSDKIKLTAKDILEKEFKQAMRGYKPEDVDKFLDLVIKDYETFHQTIEELQQENMRLKKQADDSTRRQPPVQQAAGTTNFDILKRLSNLEKHVFGSKLYD
- a CDS encoding DUF1273 domain-containing protein is translated as MQVLMVTGYKPFELGIFNNDDPAVRIIKKALKKEIKRLAEEGLEWVLISGQQGVELWAAEMVLELKDEDYDIQLAVLTPFIDQHSKWKEPQKEYYDLVTSQADFLGTISNQPYTSPDQFRNRDRIFLHKSDGLLALYDPEKEGSPKFILELAEKYQEVRDFPIRTIDFYELQTIIEEEQWENQ
- a CDS encoding spore coat protein; its protein translation is MYCRPPHVLPAVVHPTKCCVNHTFSTVEVPHIHPSHTTNVNHTMYQHKHYFPQTQSMVNQVSNQQFNCSGPGPAPMGPMGQMGPMGQQMGPMGQQMGPYGYGR